The region GTTGTGCCGCTCGTATCTTTGTAAGCTGGGTGCGCAAGTCTCGGGCATCTGTTTTGAAGCTTTCGTCAGCCACGATTGTAGCGCCATTACTTTCCGCCTGTTTTTTGAACACCTCATGCAAACCCACACACCAGTCATTGAGACAAGAAAGGATTGCGATTTTTTTAGTGCCCTTTGTTTTCACAAGATAATCAGCGGCATAGACGCCCTGAAACGAGTCGGATGCGACAAAGCGGAAAACATAATCCCCCGCTTCGGTGATTTTCGGACTGGTGGATGAAGAAGAAACAAGCGGAACGTGCGCTTTTTCTGCCAGGGGCGCAATGGCAAGAGTTTCGCCGGAACAGGTGCCGCCTACTATCGCAACGACTTTATCAACGCTCAAAAGCTTGGTGCCGGCGCTGGTTGCGTCTTTCGCATTGCATTTTCCGTCTTCGTAGATTGCTTCAATCTTTCGCCCCTTAATGCCGCCCTTAGCATTGATCTCGTCTACGGCAATCTGTGCCGCCACACGCATATTTTCTCCAAGCGTCGCCGCATCGCCTGTAAGCGGACCGACAAAACCCAATTTAATGGTCCCTGTTTCTTTTCGAAGCGGCAGCCAGCTCTGCGTCGGCTGACCCGCCTCGTCCTTCGGCGCTCCCTGCGTGCCGATCATATAACCGACAATCAAGCTCGCAAGTGCGACAACTACGAGCATGATCGTATTTTTTGCATTATTACTCTGCTCCATAAAAATGAAAATAAAAATGAATATGGTTTCAGCTTACTATCTCCAAAAACCCTGTCAAGAATTTTTTAAAAAATTTTAAACTTTTTTTGGGCCGCCCGGGGGTCGAACCCGGAACCTTATCCTTAAGAGGGATCTGCTCTGCCAGTTGAGCTAGCGGCCCATTATATGACATAGGGTAACCTAACTATCCAATCTTCACAATTACCCTTTTTATTTTAGAAGATAGAGGCTTCCATCTCCTTTGACTCGTAATTTTACCGTACTATTGTAAAGAATATTTTTTCGACAACCTGATCCTTCGGGTTTAATGAAGCTCTTAATGAAGTTCTTTACTGGCGATCCAGTTACCCATGACCAGTATCTTTTCATTTTTAGTTCATTTTGTCCAGACTTCTTGCGCGAAAGCGATCTCAAGTATCCGGTCGACGCGGAACACGCGCGTATCGCGGCGGGAATGGCAGTACGCCTCCATACCGAGAAATGACGTGTCTTCGTACTCCATTTCGCCGACCATGCGCGGTGTCACGGTGCGTCGCGATTTCACGTCCTGTTTTTTAAGATAGGTGATCGAAAGCGGTCGGCGCATCGCGATAGCGCCCTCTATCATCTTGATCTTCTTATCGAGCGAGAGCGCTTCCTCCGATTTTTTGTACTGGTAGTGCGTGACGAAATCCATGACTCGCCAGTCGAGAATGATGTGCTTCTTTTCAATAGGCTTTTTAAGAACGATGCCCGCAAGCGTGCGGCAGCGAGAAAGCGCAACATAGGTCTGCCCGTGAGCGAACGCTCCCCTGTCCATGTCGATGATCACTCGATCGAATGTTTTCCCCTGGCTTTTGTGGATTGTGACCGCCCATGCGAGACGGAGCGGATATTGCGTAAACGAACCGATCGTGCGCGTATCAAGGCTCTGCGTATTCGAATTGTATTCATACGAAAACAAATCCCAAGTATACGGAAGAATATCTTCAACTGATCCATCGGGCAGTTTCACGCGAATTGCATCGGCATCGCCTTTGAATGATGGTTCAAGCGCAGTGACACGCGCAATTGTTCCATTGACCCATCGGCCGGCGCTGTCGTTATTCACGAGCATAACCTGTGCACCGACTTTCAGCGATAAATCTCGTTCGGTTGGCGCCTGTTGCTGTTCAAATGATCCGCTCGTATGCGCGTGATATGTTTGAGTTTTGCCTGAAAGTTCACGGAGGCGCACGGCATTGATCTTCGTCGCCGCGTCGTTTGTCGGCGTCAGCGCGATCCATAGCTGATTGCGCGGCGGTTCAAACGACGGGTTCACGCGAGACGCCAAGAAGGAAAGATCCTCATCGCAAACCGTGCGATTCCTGATACTGTTGAGAAGTCCGATAAACGCATCATCGCTTTGCCGATAGATTTTCTCCAGCTCGACATACTCCATGGGAAAATTTTCGCATGCATGCGCCGAAAAAAAATAAGGGCTTTTGTAGCGTTCTCGAAAGATTGCTCGTTCGTTCGAGCCGACAACCGGCGGGAGCTGATAGAGATCGCCGATAAAAACCATCTGCGCTCCGCCGAACGGCGCAGACGACTTGGCGCGAACAATGCGCAAAAACACATCAACGCAATCCAAGAGATCTGCACGCACCATCGATACCTCATCGATGACGAAGCATTCGACCGTCTGATAAAGTGTTTTGTTTTCTCCTCCTTCTTTTGCTATTCGTTTTGCTTTTTTCTTCGCCTTTTCGACGGTGATATCGGGCTTGAACCCAAAAAACGAGTGGATCGTAACACCGCGCACATTCAACGCAGCAACCCCTGTCGGCGCAAGGACTGCAATCTTTTTTTTCGTGATGCCTCGAAAATATTCAAGCAAGGTTGATTTCCCAGTGCCGGCGCGGCCGGTTATAAATACGCTCTGCCCGCTCTCGATGGCTGATAGCGCTTGTTTGAATCCTGTATTTATTTCAATTCGTATCTTCATAGGGAGCTATCATTTCCGCAGGATGCCATACCAATTCTGTATATCAACAGCATGGAGACCGCTTACTTTCCCCTGGTGTTTCATATTTGCCGTAAGAAGAGGGATGTTATATTCCAAAGCAAGAGCGGCATAAAGAGCGTCGTAGACTGATAACGAATATACGGATGCGATAAGAGATGCGGATGCGACTCTTTCTTTTGTTGCCCATACAAACGTAAGAGGAAATGAAAATAAAAGATCAAGGGCGTCTTGGAGATTCGTACTCTTCAACCCCTTTCCTCTAACCAACGCATTAGTTACTTCATACCACAAGAGGTCGGGCACAATAATTGGATACTCTCTCATGACGGCGCCACGCAACAACTCGCGTGATTGCTCGACTGCTGTCTCACCAAATGCGTTGAGTAACTGCACCACAACCGATGCGTCGGCAACATATCCCCGATGCATAGCTAACGTGCCTGTCTGTCGTTAATAATAAACGTGGATAATTTTATCCTTTTCCCCTTTTTTGCCATGCGCCCCAATGCATCTCGCAGTTTTTTCCATTCGACAGTTCTTTTCCCGGCCTGGTGCTCATTTGCTTGTTCGCGCTCATAAAGGCGGAATGATTCCCGAAAAAGATCGCTAATGGTTGTGCTATTCCTGCGTGCAACCCGTTCCACGCGCCGAGCAACTGTTACGGGTAATGAAATTGTCTTTGTCAAAATTTTTTCCCGTTTCAACATAATAAGAAAAATTCATAAATATTCATAATAGAAATTGTATCATAGTTATTCGAGATACACAACATTTTTCATTTCNNNNNNNNNNNNNNNNNNNNNNNNNNNNNNNNNNNNNNNNNNNNNNNNNNNNNNNNNNNNNNNNNNNNNNNNNNNNNNNNNNNNNNNNNNNNNNNNNNNNTCATATGCGCCCGGAGAGAATCGAACTCCCATCTTCAGGTTCGAAGCCTGACATCCTATCCGTTGAACGACGGGCGCAAAAAAGCTAAAGAAACGGGAAGCTGCTACGGCCGATCGAGAAGCGATGCCTGCTGCATGAACATCTGCGCATCTTCTTTTCGTATATGCCCGTGACGATACAATAATGCCAGGGAGGTGTCCATAGTTACCATTCCTGCGCTCGTACCGGTCTGCACAACAGATGCAATGTGTTCAATTTTATTTTCGCGGATTAGATTTGCAACTGCTGGTGTGTTCATGAGCACTTCGCGCGCCGGAATGCGCCCACCCCCAATTCTGGGCAGCAGCCTTTGGGAAATAATGCATTTCAGCGTGAGGGCAAGCTGGAGGCGGATCTGGTTCTGCTGATCTCCACCAAACATATCGATAATCCGATGAATGGTCTGCGCGGCATTCAATGTATGTAGTGTAGAGAAAACCAAATGCCCCGTCTCTGCGAGTGTAATTGTTGCCGCGATCGTTTCGGGATCGCGCATTTCGCCAACCATGATGATGTCCGGATCCTGGCGAAGTACATAACGCAATCCATCACGAAATGACGGCATATCCACTCCAAGCTGTCTCTGGCGGATAAGCGAATGGCCGAGTGGAAAGATATATTCAATTGGATCCTCAAGTGTTACAATATTCTCCGTCCGCGATAGGTTTATCTGCTGCAATAGAGATGCAAGCGTTGTTGATTTTCCCGACCCCGTTGGACCCGTCACCAGCACCAACCCCTCTCGCAAGCCGACAGTGCCAAATCCCTCCATGGGCATACCTATTTCTTGCAGTGTCGGGATTGTCGGTTGAATAATCCGTGCCGCAAGCGACGCGCTCCCCCTCTCGCAGAAAAATGTCACCCGAAATCGATGAGACGTATCAAACTCATACAGCAAGTCGAAATCTTTGCATTGCATGAGGCGCCCATGCTGCCCTTCATTGAGCATTGCCTCTATGAGTGTTTCGATTTCTTTTGGAGAAAGAATAGGCATACTCCCAATTTCAATAAGCATGCCGTCAACACGAACAATGGGGCGGCGGTATGCCGCAAGATGTATGTCGGATGCGCCCAGCTTGATGCTTTCTGAAAAAATATCATTGATCGTCATAGTATAGTAGGAAAGGTGTTAGTAGCGGCGATGAAGTTCAACGCCGGTGTAGTAATACGTGAGTATTTCTTCAAAAACTTTTCCGGATAGCGCCATCGCAACAGCGCCGCGCGCCGACATGCCCACGCCATGCCCCAAAAGCGGCAACCCTTTATTTGTCGGGTCATCTTTGCCGACAAGCCACGGGTAGGGGCCGCCCGCCCATACTTCTTCCCAATTGCGCGTGCGCCCATCGCTTTGGGAAAAATACGGAGTAATGGCAAGACGCCCGCCATACATCACTATCACACCCTTAGTTTCCTCAACTGCGCGGGATACCTGGGGAAGACGCAGCTCTGCCCCATATCCACGATACACCTGATCGGCATCCGTCGTACGAACAGTGAATCCTTCAGACGCATACTTCGTTCCCCTATTAATATGATACTTTGCATAGGTGCGGGCCGCAACAATCAATGCCTTATGGTATTCATAGGGAGCATTGTTAGAGCTTTCGGCTATGCCTTTCAGATACTGCTCAAGGAATAATTCGTTAATCACCCACACACGGTGCGTAAGAGGCGCATGCCGCACCTCAAGCACACCACGAAAGAGGTTGTCATTCAACGAACGGTTCCATGACGGGCGATGTTCGTATGATTTTATTTCAAAAATAATATCCCGGTCGGGTTGTCCCGTGGCAGTTGCTTCGGCACTCGAAAATCGTACAAAGCTCGCTGCAGTGCTCGTTGCCGACGCATCTGCAATGATAAAAAGTGCTGATGCGCTATCAAACGAAATAGTAACATCCGATTGGGCGGTTTCATTTCGCACAACCGTACCTGTACTATCCGAAATACTAAATGCCTTATTTGCTGTGATAACAATGGGTTCGGCGCTTGAAAACAATCCCGCTCGAATAAGGGGTTCGGACTCCTGCTTACTATCGATAATGCCGGGACGCACCAATATACTCTGTGTGGATGTGGCGCTCTCGCTGCCGACTGCATTTCCAGTTTCGGAATTAAGAAGATCAAGCTGTTTTGAAATCTCACTGTTTATACTGTCAGACGAACGAGTGAGTGTAGCAGTGGGGGGATTTACAACAGTTAAAGGAACATCAAATTGCGTTACGCTGAGAGGCGTGTTGTTTTGATACAGCATAAAACGCTCGGAAAACGAACCGGCAACAATAGGTGCATGGACAACAAATGAAACGATAATGAGTTCTCCCGGTTGCACGGTATCTTTCAGTGCCGTAACGGTAGTGCCTGACTCCCAGCTTGCATCTGCAAAATAACTTTCGCGAGCAGCGCGGGCGCGCAAAGCAAGTTTACTCTCGGCATTCCATGGCTTTCCTCCGGTATTTTTAAACCCGACTCGAAAAACTGTTTTTTGATTACGGACGAGCGTAAGCGCTTGCGTACTTTGAATCAGGCGAGTTGCGGATACCGGCGCATGTATTGTTGTGGTTGCTGAAGCAACAGATTTTGGCGGCACTTTTTTTTGTTTCTGCACATCAACTGCCAATGCAATAGGTGATGTGAGCGCATGCGTACCATCTCGAGTCAAATAAAATGATTCCGTATACCGTCCGTATTTGTCCGGGGCTTCAATAATAAATTCCACATATCCGATCCTTCCGGGCGCTATACGCTCTGTGAGACGCGCTGGTATGGTACGCGTTGTCCACGAGGGCGCAGAAAACCAACTTTCC is a window of Patescibacteria group bacterium DNA encoding:
- a CDS encoding ABC transporter substrate-binding protein, with product MEQSNNAKNTIMLVVVALASLIVGYMIGTQGAPKDEAGQPTQSWLPLRKETGTIKLGFVGPLTGDAATLGENMRVAAQIAVDEINAKGGIKGRKIEAIYEDGKCNAKDATSAGTKLLSVDKVVAIVGGTCSGETLAIAPLAEKAHVPLVSSSSTSPKITEAGDYVFRFVASDSFQGVYAADYLVKTKGTKKIAILSCLNDWCVGLHEVFKKQAESNGATIVADESFKTDARDLRTQLTKIRAAQPEAIYFPSMTEGALVAFKQMKELGMKTLVLGGDGWDDPKIPNEGGASVEGAQYTIAANRNLPASFLDEMKKRNADKDLNTYSPRVYDIFNVLAGIMGSVGTNGEKIKNELYKVKGYQGIADEYTLDKNGDVEKANYIVKEFKGGKAVEMKQ
- a CDS encoding AAA family ATPase — encoded protein: MKIRIEINTGFKQALSAIESGQSVFITGRAGTGKSTLLEYFRGITKKKIAVLAPTGVAALNVRGVTIHSFFGFKPDITVEKAKKKAKRIAKEGGENKTLYQTVECFVIDEVSMVRADLLDCVDVFLRIVRAKSSAPFGGAQMVFIGDLYQLPPVVGSNERAIFRERYKSPYFFSAHACENFPMEYVELEKIYRQSDDAFIGLLNSIRNRTVCDEDLSFLASRVNPSFEPPRNQLWIALTPTNDAATKINAVRLRELSGKTQTYHAHTSGSFEQQQAPTERDLSLKVGAQVMLVNNDSAGRWVNGTIARVTALEPSFKGDADAIRVKLPDGSVEDILPYTWDLFSYEYNSNTQSLDTRTIGSFTQYPLRLAWAVTIHKSQGKTFDRVIIDMDRGAFAHGQTYVALSRCRTLAGIVLKKPIEKKHIILDWRVMDFVTHYQYKKSEEALSLDKKIKMIEGAIAMRRPLSITYLKKQDVKSRRTVTPRMVGEMEYEDTSFLGMEAYCHSRRDTRVFRVDRILEIAFAQEVWTK
- a CDS encoding type II toxin-antitoxin system VapC family toxin, whose protein sequence is MHRGYVADASVVVQLLNAFGETAVEQSRELLRGAVMREYPIIVPDLLWYEVTNALVRGKGLKSTNLQDALDLLFSFPLTFVWATKERVASASLIASVYSLSVYDALYAALALEYNIPLLTANMKHQGKVSGLHAVDIQNWYGILRK
- a CDS encoding PilT/PilU family type 4a pilus ATPase encodes the protein MTINDIFSESIKLGASDIHLAAYRRPIVRVDGMLIEIGSMPILSPKEIETLIEAMLNEGQHGRLMQCKDFDLLYEFDTSHRFRVTFFCERGSASLAARIIQPTIPTLQEIGMPMEGFGTVGLREGLVLVTGPTGSGKSTTLASLLQQINLSRTENIVTLEDPIEYIFPLGHSLIRQRQLGVDMPSFRDGLRYVLRQDPDIIMVGEMRDPETIAATITLAETGHLVFSTLHTLNAAQTIHRIIDMFGGDQQNQIRLQLALTLKCIISQRLLPRIGGGRIPAREVLMNTPAVANLIRENKIEHIASVVQTGTSAGMVTMDTSLALLYRHGHIRKEDAQMFMQQASLLDRP
- a CDS encoding SpoIID/LytB domain-containing protein, which produces MATIANAAQPSNAAQPSLQGIAIVASAYQTTLLPGERMKYRIGFKNTSKTTWIPGAKTFFIRSFAKRESWFSAPSWTTRTIPARLTERIAPGRIGYVEFIIEAPDKYGRYTESFYLTRDGTHALTSPIALAVDVQKQKKVPPKSVASATTTIHAPVSATRLIQSTQALTLVRNQKTVFRVGFKNTGGKPWNAESKLALRARAARESYFADASWESGTTVTALKDTVQPGELIIVSFVVHAPIVAGSFSERFMLYQNNTPLSVTQFDVPLTVVNPPTATLTRSSDSINSEISKQLDLLNSETGNAVGSESATSTQSILVRPGIIDSKQESEPLIRAGLFSSAEPIVITANKAFSISDSTGTVVRNETAQSDVTISFDSASALFIIADASATSTAASFVRFSSAEATATGQPDRDIIFEIKSYEHRPSWNRSLNDNLFRGVLEVRHAPLTHRVWVINELFLEQYLKGIAESSNNAPYEYHKALIVAARTYAKYHINRGTKYASEGFTVRTTDADQVYRGYGAELRLPQVSRAVEETKGVIVMYGGRLAITPYFSQSDGRTRNWEEVWAGGPYPWLVGKDDPTNKGLPLLGHGVGMSARGAVAMALSGKVFEEILTYYYTGVELHRRY